The genomic DNA TTATACGATTTCACATGAATATGTGCGCTGTTAAATGCCTGGTATTCCTTAGACGTATCACCGTAGAGAATAGAAGTTCCATCTGGATCAAAAATTTTCATTGAGCCCAATTTCATTTTTGAAAGTGCTTTTGCGAAAAGTTTCTTATAGATGCGAGTATGTAAACCAACGGATAATTCCGATTTGCTCTCGATTTCATTTTCAACTGTTTTTTCCAAGATAGACTCCTTTTTGTAAATCTGGGTTTTCCATTTTTTTAATGAATGGGATTTTCTTAAAATATAAAAGCATTGCATGCCAGTGAATTAGAAAAATTACTCTTAAAGTCAAAAGAGGATATTTTAAAAATAGAAATAGCATATTCCAATCAGTAAGCTCTTTTCTTTTGCCAAGGTAAGCGGATAAGAATACTTTGTCTCCATTTTGGTAATCGTCGATGTGGATGTTTAATTTCTCATCGGGAGGATTTAACCTAAATTCAAATTCAGTGTCTAGTTCAAAAAAAGGAGATACATAGAAATGCTTAATTGTTTTCAGATAGAAACGATATTCGCCCTGTGAATTCGTAGCTACAAATGGTTTCATCTCGCCGAATGTGTTGTGCACTTCGATAAGAGCGCATACTGCTGTGTTATCCTTATCATACAAAAAATAAAAGCAAACCGGGTTGAAGGTATATCCAAGTATTCTAAGATGGCTCACTAGAACCACTTTTGTAATCTCCGCATTACAGCCATTTTCTTTTGCATAAGAAATGATTCCGTTTTTAAAACCATTGTCTCCGTATTCGAAGTGATCCTTTGGATAATAAGAAAATAAATTCCATTTTTGATTTCCAAAGAAGAAATATTTTTTATCTAAATTTTCTAGATCATCCAAATCGAGTGCAAATGTAAAGAGTCCATAAGAAAATGCGTGCTTTTTAGGCAAAAGGCGATTATGCACTACTTTACATTCGAATAAGGATGAGTTAATTACCATACATCCTTTCCTAGCAATGTCCGTGCCAGATTGATTCCTGATGTAAGCGCGTCTTCGTGAAACCCATATTTGAAATAACTCCCACAATAATTAATAAGAGAACCTTCATTGAGAGAAGGAAGTTTTTCCTGCGCTTCGATTGCATTGACACTGAATACTGGATGCTCATATTCAATCTTGCGAACGATTTTTTGTGGATTGACTTTTCCAGGATCATTGATGGAAAGAAAATAATTTTGCGTTTCCGAAACTCCCTGTAAAGAATTCATCCAGTAAATTACAGAAGGTTCGCCGTTATTTTCGACTCGATAATTCCAAGAAGACCAAGCTAACTTTTTGTGCGGCATAACAGTGTCATCCGTATGAAGAGTAGCCAAGTTGTGTTGATAGCGAAAGTTTTGAAGTAAGCTCTTTTCTTCTTTAGTAGGATTTTCTAAAAGAGAAAGAGCTGTATCGGCATGACAGGCAAACACGAGTTTGTCGTAATAGTCGTAGGTTCCGTCTTGCAAAATCAATTTTACACGATTGGCTTCTCGAATTACTTTCTTGGCTCCATTCTTCAGATGAAATTTATCCTTAAAAGGTTCAATGAGTTTTCTGGCATACGTTCTTGAACCATTTATAACTGTTCTCCATTGGTGTTGCGTATTTAATCCTAAGAATCCATGATTGTAAAAAAAACGCACGAGAGTAACTGCTGGAAAGTCGAGCATTTCTTTTTCTTCGGTAGACCAAACTGCTGAACTCATCGGAATAATGTAGCGATATAAAATATCTGTCCCCATATTTTTTTCTAGAACGTATTCTTTGAGAGTATAATTTTTATACTTTGGATCATCCAGGATGGCGATAGATTCCGAATTGAAGCGATTGATTTGATAAAGTAGTCGCAGATAACGAATATTGAAAAGATTGCTTCTTTGCGCAAAAAGACCATTAACCCCTGAACCACAAAACTCTAATCTGCTAGGCAAATGTTGCACACTAAAAGACATAGAGGACTTTTTTGTTTCTACAGAAAGTTCTTTGAATAAGCGGGTTAAATTAGGATAATTTACTTCATTGTAGACGATAAATCCAGTATCCACCGGATGAAGCTTATGACGCTCTGCCACCTCAACAGTGTTTGTGTGACCGCCAATATAATCATTCTTATCGAAATAGCTAATGTCAAATTCCTTGTGAATGAAATGACCAAGCCCCATTCCTGCAATCCCTGTTCCAATAATAGCAATTCTTTTCAACATGTCCTCTTTGTAGGTTTAGACTCTACTTATTTTACCATTTCCTAATATGAATTATTTTTAGAAGAAAAAAACGTTTGAGTTTATGTTAAACGATAGAATCTTTGTGAAGTGGATAGTAAAAAAATTGAGTAGTAGCAAAGAATACAGATTCGATGAGCAAAAAAACAACCACGTCGTCATCGAAGCCTCGGCGGGAACTGGAAAAACTTACACGATCGAGCATATGATTCCCCAATTCATTGAAGGCGGAGTCTCGATAGAAAAAGTTGCAGTTCTTACCTTCACAGAAAAAGCCGCCGCCGAATTACAAGACCGAATTCGCAAAGAACTCATTCGCTCCATCGAAATTCCAAACCTAGCCCAAGAAAAAAAAGACCAATTGGAAGAAGCTTTAGAGCTTTTGCCAAATGCCAACATTGGAACGATTCATCATTTTTGTAGATCTATTTTAAAAAAACATTCTCTTGTTCTCGGGTTATCTGCTAAGTTCGGAGAAATCCGAAATGTGTCTGAGGAAATTGAAACCTATTTTAAAAAATTCTGGTGGAAAATCGAAAAAGACGATTCCGAGGAGTTAATCGCTCTTTTGCGAAAAGTTGATTTTCCAAAATTCAAATCCATTCTAGTGGAGCTAACAGCAAAAACCGGTGGCAATAAAATCAAGCTCCTCGATAAGTCAGATGGTGAACGCTTAAAAAAAGATCTATCTTATTTGATGACTTTGCTGGATAATGCGAATTTGCCGACAAAAAAAACTGCTTATAGTAATAAGCTTCAAGCTTTTCAAGCTAAAACCTTTACAAGCGATAATGAAATATTCCTCGAATTAAAACTGGCTTGTTTAACAAAAGATATAAAGTCCAAGAAGTTAAGACTTACTGACGACGTGAGAGAATTTTTAATTAAAGCATGCTCAGTTTCCGAACGGGAATTAGTTACTCTAATTGAACGTATAATCGAGGCATTAGAAAAAAACTCTTCAGTTGAACTCTTTAATCCAATTTTCACTTATGCAAATGAACTGATAGAAGATTTTGAAAAATTTTTATTTTCACAAGATACAGTTACTGTCGATGGATTGATTTTACTTACTCGAAAACTTCTAATAAATTTTCCCGAAGTAAAAAAACAAATTCAAAACAGTGTAGATTATTTAATTCTAGATGAATGCCAGGATACAAATCCAATTCAGATTGATCTAGTGACAGAACTCTTTTCCGGTCTTTCCAAAGGAATTATTTTGGTGGGTGACCCCAAGCAATCCATTTACCGATTTAGAGATGCCGACTTACGCTCATATGCCGCTGCAGTCAATAGATTAGTGGGCAAGCAAGATCTAAGATTAGACATATCTTTTAGAAGTTCTACGCGTCTAGTGGAAGTGCTTAATCGTATTTTCCCTCAGTTTGAGAATTTATCCAAAATTTATAGCCCCGTAAATCCAAGTCGAACGAATGAACCTAAAACAAAACCTCCTCTCATCCTTCTTGGGCTAGATGAGAACAATCAACCATTGACTCAAACGGATACGGGCGACGATTTTGGTGCAGACAGTTTACGCGATGCTTCCATAAAAGAAATCATTAAGACTATTCATACGATAACGGATAATGACGAATATCTGATACTAGAAAAAGAAACCAAAGAGTATCGGAGAATTAAATATTCCGATATAGCAATTCTTGCCTACACCAAAGATAACTTAAATCTACTGCTTCGAGAATTTTCCAAGAATGCAATTTCAGCCAATATATACAAGAGCACTTTGTTTTATAGCCATAAGATTGTGCAGGCTATTTCTCATTTGCTCCATGCGGTAGAAAATCCAAATGATTCCGCATCACTTTATAAGACACTCGCTTCGGATTTATTTTTAATTTCGGAAAGCGTTTTATATGAACTATCTGAGGCAGGAGAACTTTCGTATTTGTTTGATTCAAAGTTTTCAGAAATCAATACA from Leptospiraceae bacterium includes the following:
- a CDS encoding UvrD-helicase domain-containing protein, producing MLNDRIFVKWIVKKLSSSKEYRFDEQKNNHVVIEASAGTGKTYTIEHMIPQFIEGGVSIEKVAVLTFTEKAAAELQDRIRKELIRSIEIPNLAQEKKDQLEEALELLPNANIGTIHHFCRSILKKHSLVLGLSAKFGEIRNVSEEIETYFKKFWWKIEKDDSEELIALLRKVDFPKFKSILVELTAKTGGNKIKLLDKSDGERLKKDLSYLMTLLDNANLPTKKTAYSNKLQAFQAKTFTSDNEIFLELKLACLTKDIKSKKLRLTDDVREFLIKACSVSERELVTLIERIIEALEKNSSVELFNPIFTYANELIEDFEKFLFSQDTVTVDGLILLTRKLLINFPEVKKQIQNSVDYLILDECQDTNPIQIDLVTELFSGLSKGIILVGDPKQSIYRFRDADLRSYAAAVNRLVGKQDLRLDISFRSSTRLVEVLNRIFPQFENLSKIYSPVNPSRTNEPKTKPPLILLGLDENNQPLTQTDTGDDFGADSLRDASIKEIIKTIHTITDNDEYLILEKETKEYRRIKYSDIAILAYTKDNLNLLLREFSKNAISANIYKSTLFYSHKIVQAISHLLHAVENPNDSASLYKTLASDLFLISESVLYELSEAGELSYLFDSKFSEINTIYESLRKAHENRYTKDIAYTLHEILRENQILEVLSIGFDGKRNLANIYHLSEMLSYTQLTENLSFGEIVRNLKRNVENSVDQEMKLDSDKKDDSFNSVQLMTMHVSKGLEFPVCILFNLAGGKSQNKKTLYIGDSLLRQSPLSVDMKLTLGELGDVKTPEFEELKSKDDEELLQEKDRLLYVAFTRARDYLVLPLHSMPKKNSSGSLRALIEKAFSPDNIKKYINENLAENFINAKRPKAKKEISTVKEKKPTSIQFEPIQMTHISPAEMYSKAGIKVQSYSSIARHLEPEEEFVKEKTSSEKKVAPENADNAPFTISSDKRGTTFGLLCHAVMENFDLQILSDEKMIESEVKRMVNAYYPTTGLNEIVDYTSKDAIEFCYSTLTKSYPMNAAKTEFAKIQDWKYLTREKSFFYKLQSSKIDFLVGIGDGMFYWNDKYYLLDWKTNLIKPNEEETIDAILEKKVKDSYFYQYMIYSMNLIDNITPKKENKKEYWEKKFGGMLFVFMRVKEDKQGSLLVKPTYEEILAFKKDLEK
- a CDS encoding DUF1365 domain-containing protein, producing MNSSLFECKVVHNRLLPKKHAFSYGLFTFALDLDDLENLDKKYFFFGNQKWNLFSYYPKDHFEYGDNGFKNGIISYAKENGCNAEITKVVLVSHLRILGYTFNPVCFYFLYDKDNTAVCALIEVHNTFGEMKPFVATNSQGEYRFYLKTIKHFYVSPFFELDTEFEFRLNPPDEKLNIHIDDYQNGDKVFLSAYLGKRKELTDWNMLFLFLKYPLLTLRVIFLIHWHAMLLYFKKIPFIKKMENPDLQKGVYLGKNS
- a CDS encoding NAD(P)-binding protein — encoded protein: MLKRIAIIGTGIAGMGLGHFIHKEFDISYFDKNDYIGGHTNTVEVAERHKLHPVDTGFIVYNEVNYPNLTRLFKELSVETKKSSMSFSVQHLPSRLEFCGSGVNGLFAQRSNLFNIRYLRLLYQINRFNSESIAILDDPKYKNYTLKEYVLEKNMGTDILYRYIIPMSSAVWSTEEKEMLDFPAVTLVRFFYNHGFLGLNTQHQWRTVINGSRTYARKLIEPFKDKFHLKNGAKKVIREANRVKLILQDGTYDYYDKLVFACHADTALSLLENPTKEEKSLLQNFRYQHNLATLHTDDTVMPHKKLAWSSWNYRVENNGEPSVIYWMNSLQGVSETQNYFLSINDPGKVNPQKIVRKIEYEHPVFSVNAIEAQEKLPSLNEGSLINYCGSYFKYGFHEDALTSGINLARTLLGKDVW